In Lates calcarifer isolate ASB-BC8 linkage group LG23, TLL_Latcal_v3, whole genome shotgun sequence, a single genomic region encodes these proteins:
- the LOC108884433 gene encoding ferritin, middle subunit, whose translation MQSVVKQNLHSESEGDINKLINLKLNASYTYLALGMYFDRDDVALPKFSSFFLERSVTEREQAEKLLEYQNMRGGRILLQTIAKPSREDWRGGLDALSFSLDYQKSLNSCILDVHRRAGNHTDPHLCDFLEQHFLTDSHDTIKKLGDYAGSLTRLTASETQGSMGEYLFDKHTL comes from the exons ATGCAGtctgtggttaaacaaaacCTCCATTCGGAGAGCGAAGGAGACATCAACAAACTCATCAACCTGAAGCTAAATGCATCCTACACCTACCTTGCTCTG GGGATGTACTTTGACAGGGATGATGTTGCCTTGCCAAAATTCTCCAGTTTTTTCCTGGAGCGctcagtgacagagagggaacaAGCTGAGAAGCTGCTGGAATATCAAAACATGAGAGGAGGCCGAATCTTGCTTCAGACTATCGCT AAACCAAGTAGGGAGGATTGGAGAGGTGGTCTGGATGCATTGTCCTTTTCCCTCGACTACCAGAAGTCCCTTAACTCGTGTATCCTTGATGTGCACCGCAGAGCTGGCAACCACACTGACCCTCAT CTGTGTGACTTCCTCGAGCAGCACTTCCTCACCGACAGCCATGACACCATCAAGAAGCTGGGTGATTATGCTGGAAGCCTGACCCGTCTCACTGCGTCTGAGACACAGGGTTCAATGGGAGAATACCTCTTTGATAAACACACCCTGTAA